The window ATAGCATACTACAGCCTTATGCCACATTTCCACATAAATATTTATAATACCCTTAATAAACATCACACTTATCAGAAAGGAACTTAATAAACAATAAAAGAATGCTATTTTTGATAATTTTCCTATTACTTACTCATAAACGGTAAGCCTTGGAACCTGCACAAACTAAGGAGCTCAACGCCAGAGTTCCGTTTTTGCACGTTCTCTAACACTGGGCCATTTACTGAATAACCTGAACGATCACGCAATGCTGTCCTTTTTTTAACCAGGATCCCCGGCCAAACCTCTTATTACCCCTAGTCGGGCGATCCTTCACGCTCCGCAAAATATATAGCAGATAAGCGCATAACCAACTTAAACGCTATAGCAAATGTAGTGCCTTATCTTATACAATTTCTCTAATCTTTTGTTCTTCCACTCTTGACTTTAAACATGGTATCAGAGCCCTCCGGCTTTGGTAATAGACTTATTCTAAGCTCTACTTATCACAGCTGTTTTTTCATATTGTAAGATTTTATCAATGAACCTAACTCTATTGTTAATGTTTTTTATTATACTACTAGCAACATCAGACTTACTTTCTTCATTTACTTCACTTTTTATCTCTTCTATTATTTTTAATTGTTGTGGATTAGCTGCTCCTAATGCCGTACAAAATATATAAGAAATAATCTCGTTTGGAAGTTTAAAGTTTTCCTGGTTTTCAGAATTTCCTTCAAAATATGAAAGGAAATTTTTACATATAAGCTGTAGGTTACTTATCCCTTTCGCGATTGAAAAGTATTCACTAATATACAAATATGGGATGATTTTCTCACGTTCTGCAGGTACTCTAGGTAATATTTTATCGGTTAGGAAGGGCAATAAGTTTTCTTTTGGAATTAAAAAAATTAAATAATTGAAGACAGTATTTTGATTTTTTTTTACAGCATCAATAAAAGCTTCATCATTTCGCACAT of the Candidatus Jidaibacter acanthamoeba genome contains:
- a CDS encoding ankyrin repeat domain-containing protein, whose protein sequence is KLLLEHTSDIEKREAMIHTQNDQAFVNAVLYGHVEVLKLLFEHISDIEKRNAMIHVRNDEAFIDAASRGHVEVLKLLLEHTSDIEKREAMIHVRNDEAFIDAVKKNQNTVFNYLIFLIPKENLLPFLTDKILPRVPAEREKIIPYLYISEYFSIAKGISNLQLICKNFLSYFEGNSENQENFKLPNEIISYIFCTALGAANPQQLKIIEEIKSEVNEESKSDVASSIIKNINNRVRFIDKILQYEKTAVISRA